DNA sequence from the Solirubrobacterales bacterium genome:
TTTCGATCGTCCCGAGTGTGATCTGGAGGAACGCATCGCCCGACCGGAAGATCCCCGCCGCTTCTTTGAAACCTCGTTCCTGGCCGAGGTAAGGGAGCGGCTCCCGGAGCAGGAACTTCCCCGTTTCGTCGACCGGGCGATGGTCGCGATGGGAAACCCGCGAAGCTTCAGGTACATCCGTCTCAATATCGATGCCCGCCGGATCTGACCGGTCGCAGAAAGAGAAACCAACCGAAATGAGCGCAACCCCACGCATCGTCGTCCTCGCCGGAGACGGCATCGGCCCGGAGATCGTCGGCGCCACCAGACAGGTTCTGGACCGGCTGGGCGAGTTCGAGTACAGCGACCACCTGATCGGGGGGGCCTCGATCGACCAGAATGGCACGGCCCTCACCGACGAGGTGATCGAGGCCTGCGCGAACTCGGACGCGGTTCTGCTCGGCGCGGTCGGCGGACCCAGATGGGACGAGGCGGTAGCCAAGGACCCGACCGCTCCACGGCCGGAACAGGGCCTGCTCGGGATCCGGAAGGCCCTCGGTCTGTACGCCAACCTGCGTCCGGTCAAGCCTTTCCCGGCGCTGATCGGCTCCAGCCCGCTCAAGCAGGATCGGATCGAAGGCACCGACCTGCTGGTTGTGAGAGAACTGACCGGGGGGATCTACTTCGGGGACTCCGGCCGTCGCGAGAACGGCACCGTCGCCTACGACGAGTGCGCCTACTCGGTGGCCGAGATCGACCGGATCAGCCGGGTCGCTTTCGAGTCGGCCCGCCAGCGTGCGAGGACCAGCGGGAGGGCGCCCCGCGTGACCTCGGTCGACAAGGCCAACGTGCTGGAGAGCTCCCGGCTCTGGCGGGAGACCGTGAAGAAGGTTGCCGTCGAGTACAGCGACGTCGAGCTCGACCACATGCTGGTCGACAACACCGCGATGCAGCTGGTCTCCCGTCCATCCGACTTCGATGTGATCGTGACCGAGAACCTGTTCGGCGACATCCTCAGCGACGAAGGGGCGATGCTGACCGGCTCGCTCGGCATGCTGCCCTCGGCTTCGGTCGGGGCGGACGGCAGCCCCGGGCTGTTCGAGCCGGTCCACGGATCGGCCCCCGACATCGCCGGGACGGGAAGCGCGAATCCGATGGCAACCATGCTCTCGGCGGCGATGCTGCTCCGCTTCGGTCTCGATCGTGGCAGCGACGCCGACCGGATCGAGGCGGCGGTCGACGGAGTACTGGCCGACGGACTCAGGACACCGGACCTGGCCACCGGGGCCGAGGGTGAGATTCCCGCCGACACGAAGGAAGTCACCGCCGCAGTCCTGGCGAAGCTCGATTGATCACCCCGACGCACCAGTGCGTCGGTACCATTACCGGACGTAACTGCGAGAGGAGCGACTGTGGAAAAAGCTGAGTACATCTGGCACAGCGGCGAGTTCGTCCGGTGGGACGAGGCGCAGGTGCACGTACTGAGCCACGGTCTCCACTACGGAACCGGGGTGTTCGAAGGTGTCCGCTGCTACAACGGCGAGCAGGGCCCGGCCATCTTTCGCCACTCCGACCATCTTCAGCGGCTCGAGGATTCGGCCCGGATGTACTACCTCGATCTCCCGTTCTCCAAGGAGGAGATCGGGGAGGCGACCCGCGAACTGATCCGGAAGAACGGTCTGGCCGACTGCTACATCCGGCCGCTCGCATTTCGTGGCTACGGCGAGATGGGTCTCTACGCCAAATCGGCTCCGGTCGAGGTGATCATCGCTGCCTGGCCATGGGGCGCGTACCTCGGCGAGGACGGCACGAAGAACGGGATCAGGGCGAAGATCTCATCCTGGCGACGGGTTTCGGCCGCCAGCCTGATCCCCCACGCGAAAGCCTCAGGCCAGTACCTGAACTCGATCCTGGCCAAGACCGAGTCGGCAAACGCCGGCTACGAGGAGGCGATCCTGCTCGATGAGCGTGGCTTCGTCTGCGAAGGATCCGGGGAGAACATCTTCGTGGTCAAGGAAGGCCGGGTGTTCACCCCACCGCAGGCTGCCTCGATCCTGGACGGGATCTCCCGGAAGTCGGTGATCCGCATTCTTGGCGATGAAGGGATCCAGGTCGAGGAGCGCGACGTTGCCCGCTCCGAGCTGTACCTCGCCGACGAGGTGTTCATGTGCGGCACCGCCGCCGAGGTGGTTCCGGTGCGCGAGATCGACGATCACCCGATCGGTGCCGGCGAGCCCGGGGACGTCACCAAGCTGGCCCAGTCGATCTTCCAGGATGCGATCCACGGCCGTGACCCCCGCTATCTGGACTGGATCGATCCGGTCAACCAGCCGGTCCGCGATCCGGGGCTTGGTAAGGTCACAACCTGAGTCTGCCATGGACACTTGCACTCGAAAGAACCTTCAGATCACCAGATGGGACGCCCGAATTACGGGCGCTGCGGGCTGACGCTCCCGCAGCAGCGCGGCTGTCAGAGCCGCGTCCGGTGCTTCCGGTCATTCCGCGGGCCGGATCTGAAGTCTTTCGAAAGGAACTGAAGTGACCGAGGTAACGCTTTACGACACGACCCTACGCGACGGCATGCAGGGTCAGGGCATGTCGCTGTCGGCCGAAGAGAAGGTCCGCGTGGTCCACGCGCTTGACCGGCTCGGGGTCCATTACATCGAGGCCGGCTTTCCGGCTTCCAACCCGAAGGAGGCCGAACTCTTCAGCCTGCTCGCGGGAGAGCAACTGGAGCAGGCCGTGATCTGCTCATTCGGCATGACTCGCCGCCGGGGGGTGAAGGCCGAGGAAGATGAGGCCCTCGGGTTGCTGGCGGACACCTTCGCCCCGGTGGTGACCATCGTCGGCAAGACATGGTCACTGCACCTGGA
Encoded proteins:
- the leuB gene encoding 3-isopropylmalate dehydrogenase — encoded protein: MSATPRIVVLAGDGIGPEIVGATRQVLDRLGEFEYSDHLIGGASIDQNGTALTDEVIEACANSDAVLLGAVGGPRWDEAVAKDPTAPRPEQGLLGIRKALGLYANLRPVKPFPALIGSSPLKQDRIEGTDLLVVRELTGGIYFGDSGRRENGTVAYDECAYSVAEIDRISRVAFESARQRARTSGRAPRVTSVDKANVLESSRLWRETVKKVAVEYSDVELDHMLVDNTAMQLVSRPSDFDVIVTENLFGDILSDEGAMLTGSLGMLPSASVGADGSPGLFEPVHGSAPDIAGTGSANPMATMLSAAMLLRFGLDRGSDADRIEAAVDGVLADGLRTPDLATGAEGEIPADTKEVTAAVLAKLD
- a CDS encoding branched-chain amino acid transaminase; amino-acid sequence: MEKAEYIWHSGEFVRWDEAQVHVLSHGLHYGTGVFEGVRCYNGEQGPAIFRHSDHLQRLEDSARMYYLDLPFSKEEIGEATRELIRKNGLADCYIRPLAFRGYGEMGLYAKSAPVEVIIAAWPWGAYLGEDGTKNGIRAKISSWRRVSAASLIPHAKASGQYLNSILAKTESANAGYEEAILLDERGFVCEGSGENIFVVKEGRVFTPPQAASILDGISRKSVIRILGDEGIQVEERDVARSELYLADEVFMCGTAAEVVPVREIDDHPIGAGEPGDVTKLAQSIFQDAIHGRDPRYLDWIDPVNQPVRDPGLGKVTT